In Anomaloglossus baeobatrachus isolate aAnoBae1 chromosome 2, aAnoBae1.hap1, whole genome shotgun sequence, the DNA window GTCCAGATACTACTTGCAATGACATTTCTCCCATATATTTACCATATGCGATCTGTACTTACTTTTAGTTGCATAGTAAATTCGTGGTCCAAAGGCAAGTGGTCCAAAATACCTTTTTCCACCATTAGTAGCGATAAAGTTGATTGTGTAACTCTGGATAGACGATTCCTTGAAGCCTTTTGTGCCAGTGTCAGTGATCTGGTAGAAGAGATTGATGCAGTATCTGACCCCTCTGAATCCACATCAGTCAGTgtggcaggggggccggtgctgcctGATGCCCCCTCCACCAGGTAGATGTTATTGCACCTTATGCCCCTCTCCTCCAGGAGGGTGATCAGGGTGGTGACAGCCTTGGTTTGGTGGCTGAGCACATCTCTCACCACTGCTGGTCCTGGCATGTCCACTGTGTCTTCTCCTCAGCTGCTGAATGTAAAAGACAAGAGAATTGAGAGAGCTCTGACTTTATTCCAACTTCTCAGCGTGTGGTCCACACTTACATTGTGTAACCTGAGACACTTGGTGACCTTTGTTCTATCTCACGGTCAGGGTAGGATGCTACTTTTCAGTAGACAGAGCACACGGTTTCATCATTTTCATTTGGCAAAAGATTATATTTCAGGAACCAGAGATATCTTATCTGACTCCGCACATTCACAGGGAAGTTGCTGCACTTTGCACAAGTCATGAGTCTGAAGAGCAACTGATCCTCCGTCACGTGGTCACACAACAGTGTCATTTTATGGCCACATGTCCCTGTCACTACAGCACAGTCGTGCTGATTCAGATGTTATATTCTGGACCAAATATCTattgaaatggaaaaaaaataatgaaagccacacacccaaAATTCTAAAATTCCATTCTCAAGGTGGGTTTTATTGAGTTCAAATCATGTAAGACCAAGCAGCAGCTTTTCAGCTATTCTAATAAAGCCATAAACATTGCTGTTTGGCATCACGCCTCGGATGCAATGAAACCACATTGAGAATCAATGGAGTGCTGCTTTCATCATTTTTCCTATTTTCTTGGATTGTAGTTAATTGCAAGGAGATTTGCACCTACACATATTTAGACTTGCTTATACTGTACATATACTATAGACTTACATTGGCAAAATCTACCAATATCGATAGGTTCAACCCACCATCTCATGTGTACGGGGGGGCTCCAACTTTTCTGAGGGAGATAAGGATATGACATGTGTGATTTGGGACTGCAGATCCTTTTGttttttaaagaggtggtccactacaaaccatagtggccacatcgatgtaaagctatgacagaaggctttttctaaataccttctgttgtccattctgcctgtgagcgcTGCTATCgctgtctgctcatccccatcacgtgacctgggctacagtgacctctgatgtccagtaatATCACGTCATCTTCTGGAACTAGAAGTTGACCCGTCATCACCGAGGTgggacccagtctccgtgagtgattggACTGTGGACGGAGTTTTATTgcacatcacagcccatcatctcgcaTGTTCTCTCTTTCACTGCAGAGTGACGCAAACACGAGCGATACTGGGCAGTGCCGTGcgatgaaactctgcccacagcccagtcactcacggagactgggtcccacctcaggtgatgccaggtcaacttccaattctggaagttgacatgacatccccGAATAttagaggtcactgcagcccgggTCATGTAATGGGAGATGAGCGGACAgttatagcgccgctcacaggcagaagagacaacagaaggtatttacaaaaagccttctgtcacagctttacatcgatgtgaccACTATGCTTTGTaatggaccacctctttaaggcccgtttcacacgtcagtgaaaaacactgatgtttttcactggcgtgtaaaacacgcacatgtccctgcgtgtgccgtgaatcacggcacacgtgggttgtctaagtgcaatccgggctccgttctccgtggcccgtgattgcacttagaaatcaactcacctgcgcccgctcccgctctccatggtgctgatcgctcccgcggtgcagcatccggtcggcgctgacccccacagcagctgcttccaggtcggctgtgtcgcgcatcatgaatatgcgcgacaataatgagccggctcagaagcagcagggagaacgggctgcagaggacatcgctggacgccgggtgagttaaaatgttttttattttaaaagcacgtttttttctggcacgtgtttcacggaccacaccactgcgtggtccgtgggacatcagtgatgccagaaaaaaatggacatgtctccgtgcggcaatcacgcacacgcgggtacgccgcacggagacacctgcagtgaaaaatcactgacgtgtgagcagacccattcattataatgggtctgcgtatgtcagtgattctggtacatttaaaaaaaagcacaaacgtaccagaatcactgacgtgtgaaagaggcctaagggtatgtgcacacaatgtcttttttaAGAGGGGTTTACTCTGTGGCCTGTATGAAAAATTGCTAAATAATCAGTAaaaaaaatgaatatatatatatatatatatatatatataaaacatataaataaatatatatatatatatatatttatatttaaaaaaaatgtaaaaacaacttAATGTTCACATGTTCAGGCTCTTGAGCTTCTCCTAACTGCTAAATGTCTACAAAGATGCAAAGCAGATAAAAGAAGTGACCTGATCATTTTCCAGGTGGCTTCTGCGCACTAGTTTATTCaataatagttaaaaagaaaaaaaaaaaaaaaggaaaaggtgGCAGCCAAAGACATCACTAAAAATGATGCCAAAAAAGAAGCTTCAGGGCAAGGATGCCAGagtatcctaaggctatgtgtccacggtagaatgttgctgcggatttttctgcatgaaaatccgcgactttcccggcaaatccgcaccttttcaaaggtgcggatttgccgcggatttaccgcggatttaccgcggaattgccgcggattttggtgcggattttttttttttcccccaattctatagccaaaatccggatcaaaatccgcaacaataattgacatgttgcagatttttccggatcaaaatccgcggcaaatccgctgcggagaaatccgcagcatggacacagcatttccaaaatgccattgaaatggcttggaagtgccgctgctgcagattttcggaaaatccacggcttttccgcgagaaatccgcggcaaaatccgcgcattttccgcagcgtggacacatagcctaaagcgtcTTCCTCCTGAAAAATTTCTACAAgaagttgtgtgcacataccctatgaGATAGGCCACCTCCAGACATGAactaattaaaaatataaaaaaaacccattTAAAATATTCAGAAAAAGGTTAAATCATCCCCTTTTTTTACTCAAATATAATAAGCAAAATCTAAAAATGAGAATTAAAGAAAATGGTATTACC includes these proteins:
- the DLEU7 gene encoding leukemia-associated protein 7 — its product is MPGPAVVRDVLSHQTKAVTTLITLLEERGIRCNNIYLVEGASGSTGPPATLTDVDSEGSDTASISSTRSLTLAQKASRNRLSRVTQSTLSLLMVEKGILDHLPLDHEFTMQLKDSIEFRNICTHMALQTDERRFDQDLNLAQECLTTIITNMTWNITNKTCDYCESIREQLKLVLQKLQEG